The genomic segment AATATCAAGAGTTGTGCGAGAGACTGGGCCGCAAAGTTACTGATGTTACAGTTATACGTCTGACGAGTCCGCCAGCGTAGCCTACCTTTCAGTCTGACAGATTCATCTCATGCAATCATATCCTGATTCAGAGAAAATTGCTGTTGAAGTGTATGAAGATACACCAACTCTCTGTCCTGCATCATTTCAACATCATAATAGAAATATGTTCGCTCTCAAAAGGCACAGAGCTAAACTCAGCACAACCACAATTGTGACTGGATCACGCCACTGGCAAACTTACGATATCATTTTTCCTAAATTTGCTCCGTCTGCACGTACTATGCACGTACTACGTCTGTGTGTATGAAGGTTTTATGTGAACTTGCTCCGTCTGAAGGTTTTGTGAACTTGCTCCGTCTGAAGGTTTTTGTGTGTTACAAACCATTTTACAATTATTGCCGAGCATCTGACGAATGCCCAATCACATCAATAAACCGATCGAGAGATTTCCTTCCTTTGTCTGCCCATAGTGGAAGAAATATTATCCCTCCAAAAATGATTAAAGACCAAGGCAATGACAAACGAAAAATCCAAAATACAGCTTTATGAAGACCAAACCATGAAGTAGGCATAAGAAGCCATTCATACGTGGTTGTGTCACCCCATACCCGCGACACAAGATACAACAATTCAACCGATATCCAAGTACCATTTAAAAACCAATAATGGATTTGAACTCCTAAAATTATAAGTCCAATAAAAAAGGGGACTCCGATGACAATTACTGATATTGCTTTAAGCAAATCTAGTAATCCCTCTTTGCGTTTTTTACGGAGAAGTAACAGTAGAAAAAAAATAAACGAAATAAGAACTACCATCCCTGCCACGACTCCAGCAATGTCAGTAGAGGTTGGTATGATATTAGTACCAGCAAATAAGACGTTCATAGTACCGGTCGATATCGATTCGCTATTCATTTACTATCCTCCTTTGTTACTTCTTTATCGTTGCTCTTTCTCCTAAGAGTGTATTCCGGAATTTCAGGGACACGACATGCATTTCCAATTACACACCTGGTGACCGCGGCAGGTCGGTCACGGCACAGCGTGCCGAGTGACGGGACGGGTCGGAGGCGTTTGTTGAGCGGCGTCAGGAGGCGTCGCCTTCCAAGCCTGTGATGCCGCGACGCCGAATGCGCAGGCGAACGAGCGGCGTCTGAGTAAGCGAGCCGTAAGCGAAACAAATGCCTCCGACCCGGCCCGTCTGCTGAGAAAACTCAAGTCTCAAAGAACTTCATGGGATCACCCTCTCCCTGCCCTCTCCCCTCAAGGGAGAGGGGAAACCAACCACTACTCACAGAAGTTGCCGAAAAGTGCTAAAGATATCAAGGGAATAAAACAGGTGGAAAGACCGGGATGTGACGGAGTCACAACAAATCTCTTAAATCCGCGGCATGAGATCCTCTCAAGATTTTTCCAATGCCGGATTTGCTCAGGTTGCTGGCCATCTGCCTGCTAACGGCCAGCATTTCACCGACCTGCTCATATGTGAGTTCTTCAAGGTAGTATTCGAACAGGGCGATTTTCTCTCTCTTCTCTAACCCCGAACCCTCTATCGCCAAAAACAGCTTTTCCCTCAGCTCCAGGTCCAGGAAGTCGTCCTCCGGATAGACGACATTGGTATCCTCAATCAAGTCCTCATAAGTGCGATCGTCCCTATCGCCCAGCGGGGCGTTCAAGGAGACCTCCCTGCTTATGCTCCGGCTATTTTGAACAACAGCATTCCTGAGCCGCAAAGGAAGCGAACGCTTGACGTACGTTTCAAAACTCGCAAGCGATGCCTCATAAAGTCTCACTATAGTGGAAAATTCAACCCTCCCTATCTGAATCAGCTCATCATCGGTCAAAGGTCCATTGCCGAATTTGGCCCTGATTTTATGAGCGATACCGGCTATCAACGGCATATAGAATAAGATCAACCAGTCGAGCGCCTTGTTGTCGCCGGCCTTTGCCGACTCGAGCAGGAAGATCTTCTCATCCCGATCCAGGAGCTCCCCTCCGCTCGCGCGCTTTGCCTTGATGCCGGGATAGAGATCGAGCCCCTGTATCGATGCCCTCTCGCCCTCGATCAGCGCGAGTGCGGATGCGATGAGCACCTCCGCGGGCTCGAAGGAGAGGACCTTTTGAGCGCGAGCAGCGTGGGCGAATCGGATCACCTGCGACGGGCTGTCAAAACCATGAAGTGCAAGCGCCTCGTGATTGAACGGACTCTCTTCATCGACAAAACGCATCACCTGGCGATCGAGCGTCGGCCTCACTTTCTTGATCACCTTTTCCCTGAACCGCACGAACCGGGCGTGATCATCCGATGACGAGGGAAGATTGCCGAAGGCACCTGCATCGATGCCGTTGGGCGTAAGCACCGCACGGCCGACAGCGGACCAGACCGGGCCGAAGGCAGCGATACCGCGGACAGCGGCAAAATCCGACATGGCGCGCAACTGGGGAAACAGGGCTGTAGTGAACTGAGGCATGGCCCCCTGCTATACCTCAACAATTATGCGACGCCTAGCACTTTTTTTCGCGGGTTTTCAAGGGGTTTCGGGAACAAGATCAGGCCTTCATGAGGCGTTTGAGGAGCGAGAGGAGGCCAAGTGCGACGAGCGCGCCTGCGCCCCAGAGGATGAGCTCCATGGGCCAGAGGTTGTGAGAGGTGGGGTTTCGAATAATCCCGACGACGATGACGGCGGCCCAGACCACGAGCGCCGCGATCGGCACGCATGCCGCACCCCTCCACCACCCGCGCCATCGGCGTATGAGGATGATATCGAGGATTATCGCCCCGAAAAACAGGGCGGCGGCGAAGATCAGAGGGATCATCGCCGCCGCCGTTGCATTAGTCGCGTTCATGCTTCTCCATGCTCAATTGCACTCTGATTTCGGTTTGTCCAGGCAGCTCTCAGGAAGGAAGGGGCTCGCATCAGCCTCCCTCACCACCTGCGCCGCAGAGCCGGTGCAGACGTGCGAGCCATCCTGGGTGCAGACCTCGCCGTAACCGCAGCAGCAGCAAGCCCCGGGGCAAGTATACGCAGTTTCGGAGGGACAGTCGTCGCTAGCAACGCAGCAGGTGTTGTAGCCGTCACCGTCCGAGCAGTCGCCGGGACAGTTTTCCTGCGTCTCAAGCACCTCGCACGTCCCGTTGCCGCAACAGTTGGACACGCTGCCGGCAGTGCATGCCGCGGGCGAGATCTCATCACACGGCGACGTGCAGGTGTAGCAGTCCGCCTCGCCGCAGTCGTAGAACTGGTGGCAGCGGTTGTCGTAGCAGCGGTCTTCAGTCCTCGTTTCATCCACGTTGGCGCACGCCCTGGCGATGCAGACCTCGGCGATGCCGTTGCAGTTTATGCACTCGACCGACTGCCCTATGATCAGCCAGGAGGCTGCGCTGCAGCCGTTGAGATCATAGCAGTAGTCATGATCAGCGCAGCAGCCGAGCGTGCACTGGGTGTCCGGGAACCAGTCGCAGCCCGGGCTGTCCTTGTTGAGGAGGCAGTTAGCCGCAAGGCCCAAGGTCTGGGCCGAGGCGGCGGAGGTCACCTGGCCTGCGATGTATGTCGCAAGGATGTTGGCGGCATAGTTGGTGGGAAGCGCAGCGAGCGCCTCGCTGAAGACGGTATCGATGCTCCCTTCCTGTCCGGGAGAGGTGAGGCTCAATCCGTTGACCGTGAGCGCCGCAGTCAAAATCTGGTTTCCGCTCGCGTCGGTCACCACCGTCGTCATCGTGCCGCCGGAGGTCGTGGTCGAAGCGTTCAGCGTGCTGACGCCATTCGTAAAGGTCTCGGCAGCCGGATCGTCGTCCCCACCGCCTCCACCGCTGTCGCTGCTGCCGCCGCATCCTGCGAAGACAAAGAGCGCGAGCACAACCGCCGCAACCATGAAACGCTTCATAGTGACCTCCCTTTTTGATTTTGGATTTGAGGGGCACCCTAGCCGATTTGCCTCAGGCAGGCAACAGCATAAAATGCTGGATACGGGACCAGGGCGCTCACTTGATGAGATTCATGAACTCCGCGCGGGTCTCGGGGCGGCGGCGGAAGGCGCCGAGCATGGCGGAGGTGACGACCGAGGTGCCGCGCTTCTGCACCCCGCGCATCTGCATGCACAGGTGCTCCGCGTCGATGATCACCGCCACGCCCTTTGGCTTTAAGGTTTCCATGAGCGTGTCCGCGATCTGATTGGTGAGCCGCTCCTGGACCTGCAGCCTGCGCGCGAAGAGATCGACCATGCGCGCGATCTTCGATATCCCCACGATCTTCTCGTTCGGAATATACCCGACATGGGCGCTGCCGAAGAACGGCAACAGGTGGTGCTCGCACAGGCTGTAGATCGGGATGTTGCGGATGAGGACCATCTCCTCGTGTTTGTCGGAGTACACCGAGTTCTGGATGAGTTTCTTCGGGTCCTGTCGATAGCCCTCGGTCAGAAACGCAAGGGATTCCTTCACACGCGCCGGCGTGCGCGCGAGCCCCTCGCGCTCGGGGTCCTCGCCCAACTTTTCAAGAAGCCCTCTTATTATTTTTTCCATCGGTCAATTCCTTCCCAGGCTGTGAACAGGTCACCGGCGCTCCTGCGCCTTGCGCATCCCCTCCTCGACCGCGGTCGGATCGTAGTCCCCGACCTTGAGCTCATCGATCGGCTTGCCGGCCGGGGTGAGGAAGATGACGGTGGGCCAGCCCATGACCCGGTACTTCTCTATCAGATCGCGGACATCCGAGGTCTCCACCGTCGCGTCCACGCGGAGACAGACGAGCTTTGCGCCCAGCTCGATGATGTCGGAGCGGCTGAAGAAGTCGCGTTCGAGCGTGCGACAGGGCGGACACCAATCGGCCGTGAACTCCATCATCATGGGTTTGCCCGCGCGCTTTGCCTGCGCAAGCGCCTCCGCCTCGTCGGTCAGCCACTGTATCCCGGGCCTGAACGAAGGAGCGAAACTGCCTGCGCTCCAGCCGAGAAGGCTTCCCATGTAGAAGGCGGCCGGGAACAGGAGCATGACGCCGAGGAGTCGTTTAACCCACACGAGCCACGGCCCGCCGCGAAGTTTGCCCGCGAGCTCGCCGTAGCAGGAGCCCAAGAGGACGAGGATCGCGCCCATGCCCATGCCGAACACCACGAGGAGCCCGAATCCGACCAGGAAACTCCTCTGCAGCGCGACGTGGCCGAGGAGCGCGGCGAGCACGGGTCCTGAACAAGGCGAGGCCACCAGCCCCAACCCCACCCCGGCGAGAAACGACCCCCAGTAGCCCTCTCCCCCCAGTTTGTGGATGCGTTGCGCGAGCCTGCGCGGCAGGCGCACGTCGAATGCGCCGAACATGGAGAGGCTCATGGCGATGAAGAAGATGACCACCACCGAGAGAAACCATCGCTGCTGGAAGAGAAAACCCAGGTTCCGGCCAAGCGCCACGGCGGCCATGCCGAGTGCGGCATATGTGAGTATGAGGCCCAGGACCAGTGCGCCGGCTATGGATAAGTTCTCCGCAAAGCGCTTGTGCGGATGTATGCCGATGAACAGGAAGACTGCGGGCAGCACCGGCCAGACGCAAGGGGTCAGCGAGGTCAGGACCCCCGCCAGGAAGACGATCAGGATCGTGAAGGCCACGCCTTGATCGAGCAGCACGGAGAAATCGCGTATCTCCAACAGGTCCTTGAGGCCCAACTTCTCCTTGAGCGATACGGGTATGGCGCCTTCCCCCTCCTCTGACATGGAGGGACCCTGCAGAGGCCTCGCGTCGGCTGCAGCATGCTGCAGCACGTCGACCGTGAACGCGACCTCCTGCTCCTGCCGCCTGAAACAGAGCGTGGGCGAGCACCCCCTGTAGCTGACCAGTGCGGTCAACTCGCGGCTGCCGGAGGCCAGCCCGGCCGGGATCTTGCCTTTTATCCTTATAGTTAGATCGCCGTCGTACACGCTCGCCTTCTTGCCCAGAAAGGGATCCATCCTGGACTCGGGCTTGGGGTAGGATACGTCGGAGACGATGAGCCCTTCGAAGCTCGTGAAATCCACGTCGGTCTCGTCCGCGTACAGGTAATAGCCCTCCGGGACCCTGATTGTGACGGTGAACTCAAAGTTGGAGCCGGGCTGAAGGCTTGCGCCCTCCGAGCCAGAGACGACATTGAAGGGTTCGGAGACGTCGATGGCCGACATCGCCCCGACCGAGACCAGGAGCGCCAAAACCGCTATGGCGGACGATATGATCCTTCGCATGGTTCGCGGATACTACATGAGGGCGCATATGAGGTCAATCTAATGGCCTTTGCCCTTGAAGTATGCGCCCCGTTAATGTAATTGTCATGACGATGAACAGCGAGAACGAACTCTTCCTGAAGACCGCCTTCAAAATAGCGGCCAAGATTTCGGCAGCCGCCATCATGATCCACGCGGACCCCTTGGACGATATGGAGTTTGCCGATCCTGTTCCCAGGAAGCGCAAGCTCGTGCTCATCACCAGGAAGAAAAAACGGGAGGGCCTGGACGAGGACAAGGGCGCCCTCTTCTCCAAGGCCACCGCGGTCCTCACTCTTCCGCGAATAGCCCTCACCAGGGTTTCGCTCATCAAGATAGGCACGACCCTGGCGCTCTCGCAGGAGATCGTGAAGCCGGGCGACAAACTGGTGTTCGCCGTCGGCCCGGCAGACTCGGGGCCGCTGGACCTCATACAGTCGGTGGACACCTCCAAAGATTCGGAGCTCATATTGGGCCGCAGCGTGGCCAGGCTCTCCGAGACGGTGCAGCCCGAGCTCTTCCAGGCCGTGCTCAACCTCACCATCGAGCTGGCCGAGACAGGCCGCGAGGGGAAACCGCTTGGCACCATCTTCGTGGTCGGCGACCACGAGAAGGTGATGCAGCTCTCCAAACAGATGATCATGAACCCGTTCCGCGGCTACGAGGAGGAGGAGCGCAACATCCTCACCTGCTCCATGAAGGAGACCATGCGCGAGTTCGCGGCCATGGACGGCGCATTCGTCATCGCGGACGACGGCACGGTGCTCGCCGCCGGACGCTATCTCGGCGCGGCGACGGACGAGTCTCACCTGCCGCGCGGTCTGGGAAGCCGCCACATTGCCGCCGCGGGCATCACGACCTTGACCCGCGCCGTCGCGTTTGTTATATCGGAGTCCTCCGGGGACGTGCGGATATTCAAGGACGGCAAAATCATAATGCACATCGAGAAGGCCCCATCCAAAAAGTGATGATCGGAGCAGAGACACCATGTCAAGGAAAGAGCTGATGGAAAGCAAAGAGGTGAAGTTCGACGTGAGGCTGATCGAACGCGAGCTGAGGGAAGGCAAGATCAGCCGAAAGGATTACGAGGCCTATATTAGCAGCCTCGCCGACGACGAGTCCCGCGGGATGCTGGTCGAAATCCCCCGGGAAGGCGACGAAGAACCGGCCCAGGCGGAAGAGGGCCTCACCTTCACGCACGGCTAGCCCCCACTGATCTCCACCATCTCGCAGCCGAACGCCCCCGCGGCGGCGCGCACGATCGCGCGTTTGATCTGCCCAATATGCTGCGGCCGGCCGAGCACGCGCTCCATGGTCGTGACCCCCCTGTCGCTGATCCCGCACGCCACTATGTGCCGATAAGGCGCAAGGTCGCAGCTCGCGTTCAGCGCGAAGCCGTGCTGCGTGACGTTGTGGGAGATGTGGAGGCCGATCGCAGCGATCTTGTCGCAGCCGACCCAGAGGCCCGGATGATCCTTGTCGCGCGCGGCCTCTATGCCGAACCCAGCGAGCGCATCCATGAGCATCCCCTCGATCGCGCGCACGAACTCCTTCACGCCAAGCCCGATCGAGCCCAGATCAAAGATGAAATAGCCAACGACCTGCCCGGGGCCGTGATAGGTCGCCCTGCCGCCCCTGTTGGTGACGAAGAGATCTATCCCCTCCTTCGCGAGCTCATCCTCAGGCGTGAGCACGTCGGAGGAGATACCCCTCTTGCCCTGCGTGATCACCGGAAGATGCTCGAGCAGGAGCAAACGGTCCCGGATCTCTCCGGCGAGCCTCTGCCCGCGCAACCGTTCCTGCAGCGACCACGCATCGGCGTAGCGGACCGCGCCCAGGTCCTGCCATTCGATGATAGGTTTTTCGCGGCTCATCTGCTGTTGTAGCGCTCGTCGTGCATGCGCCTTCTGCGGAGGATCTCGAACCCGAGCATCATGTATCTGACGCCGCTTACGAGGATGAGAGCGGAGGTGACGATGACCGCGTAGATCAGCCAGACGGACAAGCGCAAGCCCATGAAGGCGAGCCCCGGGTCCATCTTCACCGCGAGCCCCAGCGCCGCCACCAGGAGCATGGAGAAGGTCGCTATCTTGGAGACCACGATCGCCCTCAGGGGAAGCTCCACCTTGGTCTTGGTGAGATAGATGATCCCGGTGACTATCATCAGGTCGCGGGCAAGGGCGAACAATACGAACCAAAAGGGAAGGATCTTCGCGACGCCGAGAGATATGAAACACGTCTGGATGAGCGCTTTGTCGGCTATCGGGTCGAGGAGCGCCCCCATCTTCGACGGGCTCTTGGTGAGCCTGGCGACGGTCCCGTCGATCAAATCAGTTGCGCCCGCCACGCAGAAGACGGCCAGCGCCCAGCCGTCCTGGCCGATGACGAAGAGGGCCAGAAAGACCGGCGTGAGCACAAGCCTGAAGATTGTGAGGACGTCCGCCGGCGTTACTCTCATTCAGTTCTCCCCCGTATCTTTATATTAAATACATGATCTCCGATACAATATCCAGAGGAAATGCCTGCGCACTATCGAACCGTAAATTCGCGATACCGGCCGCACTGCTTTTCGTGCAGCCTGCACTCGACCTTGATCCCCCTGGATCCGTACTTCACGGCGTCCACGTGGCCCACCCGATAGATCTCGGACAGCACGTCTCCCCTCTCCATCGGCAGGAGCAGAGTCACCTTTCTGAAATCGATCCTGAGATTGCGATCCAGCATATCGACGAGCTCGGGCAACCCCTCCCCTGTGATGGCGGATATGCGGACGGCGCGCTCGTCGCCCCGGTAATGGGACTGCACGCAGTCGCACTTGTTGACCGCGTCGATCCTGGGGCTCCCGGCCATGCCCAGTTCCGAGAGCACCTTCTCCACCACCTCCGCGTGGGCTCGCGCCTCTTCGTCGCTCGCGTCTATGACGTGGAGGAGCACGGCCGAGGAGGCCGCCTCCTCGAAGGTGGACTTGAAGGCCTCGATCAGCTGGTGGGGCAGCCTGCTTATGAAACCAACCGTGTCGGCGATCAGGATCTCCCTGCCCGAGGGCAATTTCATCCTGCGCACAGTGGGGTCGAGGGTGGCGAAGAGTTTGTCCTCCACGAAGACCCCTGCGCCCGTGAGCGCGTTCATGAGCGTGGACTTGCCCGCGTTGGTGTAGCCGACGAGCGAGACCATGGGCACGGGAACCGAGTCGCGCTTCGCCCTGTGCAACCTGCGATGCGAGCGCACGCGCTCCAGGTTGCCCTTGAGAAACGCGATGCGATCCTTCACCCTGCGGCGGTCGTATTCGAGCGCGGTCTCGCCCGGACCCCTGGTGCCTATCCTGCCCACCTGCTGCGAGAAGACCTTCCCACGGCCCACGAGCCTCGGCGCCAGATACTTGAGTTGGGCGAGCTCGACCTGCAGTTTCCCTTCCCTGGTGGCCGCCCTGCGCGCGAAGATGTCCAGGATCACCGCCGTGCGGTCGAGGACCAGGAGACCCATTCGATCCTCGAGATTCTTGTTCTGGACCGGGGTCAGCTCCCAATCCACCGCGACCAGGTCGGCCGCCGCCTCGGTTGCCAGGAGCGCGATCTCCTCCACCTTCCCCTTGCCGAAGAACGTGGCCGGATCGGCGCGGCGCACCTCCTGCGATATCCTTGCCGCCACCACACCGCCTGCGGTGTCGATGAGCCTGGCGAGCTCGTCCAGCGAGCGCTCCTTCACGGCGCGGTTCTGTTTGGGCCTGCCGACGCCCACTATGAGCGCGCGTTGCGGCTTCTGCCTGCGTGAGACGCTTCGATGTGCGCGCATCTTGGCCATTGAGGTCAGGACATGAATCGGGTCACGTTGTGCCCGAAGAGGCGGTTCACATCCGCGACCAGCTGCGGCGACGGCGAGATCTTGAGCTCGTCGGGCAGCGAGAGCACGGTCTCGGTGCGGTCCGGTATCACGAGGTGCACGAACCCGCGGCACTCGCCGGGGAAGCGCGCGATCACGCTCTTGAGCTGCGAAAGATGGCCGGGCGTCACCTCGGGCTGGGAGAGGAAGAAATGCACGCTCTTGGTGAGCCGCTGCGGGACCTCGTCGAGCAGCATCACCTCCCTGGCGATCACCTTCACGTTCTCGCCGTCGGCGTCCGTTGTACCTATGACGAAGAGCGGGCGATCCCCCTTGACGAGCTGAGAGCAGTTCGCGAACACGTCCGAGAAGAGCACCGTCTCCACCGAGCCCTTCAGATCCTCGATGGTCGCGAAGCACATGCGGTCCCCGCGGCGGGTGGTGATCTCGCGGAGCTTGTTCACGACCCCGCCGAAACGGACCTCGGCGCCGTCCCCCGCCTCGGCGATGGTCGCCATGTCGCAGCTCGCATACTGCCCAAGCATCTGCTCGTACTGTGCGAGCGGATGGCCGGTGATGTAAAAGCCGAGCGATTCCTTCTCATAGGCGAGCATCTGCCTCTCGCCCCATTCGGAGACGTCCGGCATCTCCGGCTCAGGCATCGCGCCCGCGCCCTGCGGCATCGAGTCGAAGAGCCCGGTCTGCCCGCTCTGCCGGTCGCGCTGCCTGGAGGCCGCCATCTCCATCGCCATGTCGAGCGCCGCGAGCATGGCCGCGCGCGGGACGCCGGCGAAATCAAAGGCCCCGCACTTGATGAGGCTCTCTATCACGCGCTTGTTCACGCGCCTGGTGTCGATGCGCTCGCAGAAGTCGAAGAGGGAGGCGAACCTGCCGGCCTCGTTCCTCGCCTGGACGATGCTCTCGATGGCTCCCTCGCCGACGTTCTTCACCGCGGCCAGCCCGAAGCGGATCGTGTTGTCCCCCACCACGGAGAAATCGCGGTCGCTCTCGTTCACGTCGGGGGGCAGGACTTTGATGTCGTGGGCGCGACAATCGTTCATGTACGCGAGTATCTTGTCCGTGACGTCCTTCTCAGAGGTGAGCAGGGCCGCCATGAACTCGGTGGGGTGATGCGCCTTGAGGAAGGCGGTCTGGTAGGCGACCATGGCGTAGGCCGCGCTGTGCGACTTGTTGAACCCGTACTCGGCGAACTTGGCCATGAGGTCGAAGATCTGCTCCGCCTTCGCCTTGCCCAGCCCGTTGGCCACGGCGCCGGTCACGAAGCGGTCGCGCTGCTTCTGCATCTCCTCGGGCTTCTTCTTGCCCATGGCGCGCCTGAGCAGATCCGCCTCGCCCAGGGTGTAGCTGGCGAGCAGGTTCGCGATGTGCATCACCTGTTCCTGGTAGACGATCACTCCGTAGGTGTCCCGGAGGATATCCTCGAGCTGCGGCAGTATGTGCCTGATCTCGGTGCGGCCGTGCTTGCGGTTGATGAAGTCGTCCACCATGCCGGAGCCTAAGGGGCCCGGTCTGAAGAGCGCCACCAGGGCCACGATGTCCTCGAACGCGGTGGGTTTGAGCTTCATCACGAGGTCGGTCATGCCGGAGCTTTCCAGCTGGAACACGCCCTGTGTGTCCCCCTCGGAGAGCTTCTCGAAGACCTTCGGATCGTCGAGCGGCAACGCGTCTATCTCGATCCTCTCGCCGCTCCTCTGCTCGATGATCTTTATCGCGTCCTCTATGACCGTGAGCGTCTTGAGGCCGAGGAAGTCGAACTTCACGAGCCCCATCTTCTCCACCGCCTTCATGTCGAACTGGGTCACCACCTCGTCCTTCGACCCGCGGTAGAGCGGCAGGAACTCGGTGAGAGGCTGGTCCGAGATCACGACGCCGGCCGCGTGCGTGGATGCGTGCCTGGGAAATCCCTCGAGCCCCCGCGCTATCTCCAGCATGTGCGAGACCCTCTCGTCCTTGCGCGCCATCTCCGAGAGGCGGGGCTCGATCTTCAGCGCCTCGTCCAGCGTCATGTCTATCGTGGCGGGGATGAGCTTGGCGATCTTGTCCACCTCGGCGTAAGGGATGCCGAGAACCCTGCCCACGTCGCGCACCACCGCGCGCGCCTTCATCTTGCCGAAGGTGATGATCTGGCCGACGTTGCCGTACTTCTTCGCAACGTAGTCGATGACCTCGCCGCGGCGGCGCTTGCAGAAGTCGATGTCCACGTCCGGCATGCTGATGCGCTCCGGGTTGAGGAAGCGCTCGAAGATGAGCCCGTGCTCGATAGGGTCGATGTTCGTGATGCCGAGGCAGTATGCGGTGAGAGATCCGGCGGCGGAGCCGCGGCCCGGCCCGACCGGCAGGTTCACGCTCCGCGCATAACCTATGAAGTCGGCGACTATGAGGAA from the bacterium genome contains:
- the dnaE gene encoding DNA polymerase III subunit alpha, producing MYHSNFVHLHVHSFYSLLDGAAPIEALANRAKELKMPALAITDHGNLFGAIEFYQTLSKAGVKPCIGCEAYLLTKGSRLVRNLGQEGSLSHITLLCKNREGYRNLCRLVSSSYLEGFYYKPRIDKEILREHSKGLIVLSGCLKGEVAQALAAGNWDAAKGAAEELAAIFPENRFFLELQDHNLPDQEGVNGGLIKLGGELGIGLVATNDVHYITRKDAAAHDALLCIQTGKNLDDPERMRLGSQEFYLKSPEEMAELFSHCPEALSNTVAIAERLNLDFDFKTYHFPKFVPPEGQDLATYLEARARQGLEQRFASISQRRPEARDETRKAYEARLDEEVKVIVKMGFAGYFLIVADFIGYARSVNLPVGPGRGSAAGSLTAYCLGITNIDPIEHGLIFERFLNPERISMPDVDIDFCKRRRGEVIDYVAKKYGNVGQIITFGKMKARAVVRDVGRVLGIPYAEVDKIAKLIPATIDMTLDEALKIEPRLSEMARKDERVSHMLEIARGLEGFPRHASTHAAGVVISDQPLTEFLPLYRGSKDEVVTQFDMKAVEKMGLVKFDFLGLKTLTVIEDAIKIIEQRSGERIEIDALPLDDPKVFEKLSEGDTQGVFQLESSGMTDLVMKLKPTAFEDIVALVALFRPGPLGSGMVDDFINRKHGRTEIRHILPQLEDILRDTYGVIVYQEQVMHIANLLASYTLGEADLLRRAMGKKKPEEMQKQRDRFVTGAVANGLGKAKAEQIFDLMAKFAEYGFNKSHSAAYAMVAYQTAFLKAHHPTEFMAALLTSEKDVTDKILAYMNDCRAHDIKVLPPDVNESDRDFSVVGDNTIRFGLAAVKNVGEGAIESIVQARNEAGRFASLFDFCERIDTRRVNKRVIESLIKCGAFDFAGVPRAAMLAALDMAMEMAASRQRDRQSGQTGLFDSMPQGAGAMPEPEMPDVSEWGERQMLAYEKESLGFYITGHPLAQYEQMLGQYASCDMATIAEAGDGAEVRFGGVVNKLREITTRRGDRMCFATIEDLKGSVETVLFSDVFANCSQLVKGDRPLFVIGTTDADGENVKVIAREVMLLDEVPQRLTKSVHFFLSQPEVTPGHLSQLKSVIARFPGECRGFVHLVIPDRTETVLSLPDELKISPSPQLVADVNRLFGHNVTRFMS